The proteins below come from a single Micromonospora citrea genomic window:
- a CDS encoding NAD(P)/FAD-dependent oxidoreductase: protein MIDYLVVGGGIAGASAGHHLAAYGTVVLLEMEQVPGRHSTGRSAAVFSEYYGGPTVRALTRASRGFLAAPPPGFAEHPLLTPRGVLSLCPPGSEDAFEAALRDGAEVDPPAREIDVADVPRHCPVVRAEWCRRAMVKPGARDLDVAALHQGYLRGLRAAGGRIVCGARVRRLRRDGGGWRVGTDAGEFTARVVVNAAGAWADEIATAAGVRPMGLTPLRRTAFLVDAPAGVAAAGWPMVNDVDGSFYFKPESGRLLVSPCDTTAVPPGDARPDDLDVAIGAERVQAATTLRIRRVHRPWAGLRTAAPDDVPVIGPAADAPGFLWMAGLGGYGVQTSPAAGALLAALAVDAPPPVDPAPLSPTRFP from the coding sequence ATGATCGACTATCTCGTCGTCGGCGGGGGCATCGCGGGCGCCAGCGCCGGGCACCACCTCGCCGCGTACGGGACCGTGGTGCTGCTGGAGATGGAGCAGGTTCCCGGCCGGCACTCCACCGGCCGCTCGGCCGCGGTCTTCTCCGAGTACTACGGCGGGCCGACGGTGCGCGCCCTGACCCGGGCCAGCCGGGGCTTCCTCGCCGCGCCGCCGCCCGGCTTCGCCGAGCACCCGCTGCTCACCCCGCGCGGCGTGCTCAGCCTCTGCCCGCCGGGCAGCGAGGACGCCTTCGAGGCGGCGCTGCGCGACGGCGCCGAGGTCGACCCGCCGGCCCGCGAGATCGACGTCGCCGACGTGCCCCGGCACTGCCCTGTCGTGCGGGCCGAATGGTGCCGGCGGGCGATGGTGAAGCCCGGCGCGCGGGATCTCGACGTCGCCGCGCTGCACCAGGGCTACCTGCGGGGCCTCCGGGCGGCCGGCGGCCGGATCGTGTGCGGCGCGCGGGTCCGTCGGCTGCGGCGGGACGGCGGCGGATGGCGGGTGGGCACGGACGCCGGCGAGTTCACCGCCCGGGTCGTCGTCAACGCGGCGGGCGCCTGGGCCGACGAGATCGCGACGGCGGCCGGCGTACGGCCGATGGGGTTGACGCCGCTGCGGCGCACCGCCTTCCTGGTGGACGCGCCCGCCGGCGTCGCGGCGGCGGGCTGGCCGATGGTCAACGACGTAGACGGGAGCTTCTACTTCAAGCCGGAGTCGGGACGCCTGCTGGTCTCGCCGTGCGACACCACCGCGGTGCCGCCCGGCGACGCCCGCCCCGACGACCTCGACGTGGCGATCGGCGCCGAACGGGTGCAGGCGGCGACCACGCTGCGGATCCGCCGCGTCCACCGGCCCTGGGCCGGGCTGCGGACCGCCGCCCCGGACGACGTGCCCGTGATCGGCCCGGCGGCCGACGCACCGGGGTTCCTCTGGATGGCCGGGCTCGGCGGCTACGGCGTCCAGACCTCGCCCGCGGCCGGCGCCCTGCTCGCCGCGCTGGCGGTCGACGCCCCGCCCCCCGTGGACCCCGCCCCCCTCTCCCCCACCCGCTTCCCCTGA